The Curtobacterium herbarum genome contains the following window.
CTCGACCCGCTGCCGGAGGGCGCGCTCGATGCCCTGCGGACCGCAGCCGTGCCGACGGGGGAGACCCTCGCCGGTCCGGTGTTCGCCACGGGGGCGTTCGACCTGCCGGAGAGCGACGCAGACCGCGACCGCTTCCTGGCGCTCGACGGGTTCCGGAAGGGTGTCGCCTGGGTCAACGGGTTCTGCCTGGGCCGGTACTGGTCGCGTGGGCCGCAGCGGACGCTCGCCGTCCCGGGGCCGGTGCTCCGGGCCGGTCGGAACGAGGTCGTCGTGTTCGAGGTGCACGCCTCGGCGGCCCGCACCGTCTGCATGCGTGTCGAGCCGTCGCTCGGGCACACCGAGGGCTGAGTCCTCGTCCGGTGCTCGGTCTCGGTCTGGGTGGGGTCAGCAGGTCGGTTCGGGGACGAGCACCGCGATCCGGCCGACCCGCACGACCGGGACACCGCCGCGCTCACCGAGACGCTCGCCGGCGAAGCGGACGAGCACCCCGGGCTCGGTCCGCTCGGCCTCGACGAGTGCGGCGGCCTGGGCCGGTGTGACCAGCAGCTCCCACGGTCGGCGGACGCCCGCGGCGTCCTCGGAGCAGAGTTCGAGCAGCACACCGACCCTGGCGCCGGCCGGTCCCTCGGCCGTCGTCGTGCCGGTGCGCAGCCCCACCAGTGCGCCCGTGTGCGTGATGTCGTTCATGGTCCCCCTCGGTCCTCGGCGTCCTCGCCGCGATGAGCCTACGGCGGCGAGGATCGCTCGCACCTCATCCGGAAGGTGGGGAATCGCGGGTGTCGCGTCCACCATGCGGGTGACGGGGTGGCGGACCGAGGTGGCTCGGCGGCGCACCGAGCGCCGTCCGCCCAGGTCGCACGATCGGCCGGACCGACGGCTACCGAGCAGCAGGAAGTGCGACTCCGGCGACCGGGGTCCGACTTCGGGGCTGTGTCAGAACGCCCGAGCCTCGGCCCATTCACGGACGCGCAGGAGGCCTTGACGACGCCAGATCCAGTCCGGGGCGAACTTCGTACCGTCGTCCTCGTACGCCTTCGTCAGGAGTCCGATCTGTCGTCGACGCTGGCGACCGGTCTCGTCCACCCACTCGACGTACCCGTCGTCGAGCACGGTCGATATCTGCGCGCGCGGCACCGACCAGCTCAGGACGTACCCGTCGTAGCGGAGCTCCTCGTCGCCCAGGCGGACCGCCACGCGTCGAGCTCGAGCGGTCGTCCATGCGCCGAAGCCCACCATGAGCACGCCGAGGGCCACGATGAACACCCGAGCCGACGCTTCCGGGACGAAGGCGACCGTGATGAGGACAGCGCCGACCACGATCTGCAGGGGACCGAGTGCAGCGGTGCTCGCGCTCCGCTCCCACGCGGGGGCACGGATGACCTCGTCGTCGGTCACGGCGTCCCGTCGAGCCGGTCGAGGTCCGCGAGGGCCTGTTCGGCCTGCGCGATCCGCTCGGGTTCGGGTCGCTCCCACCACTCGGGCCCCCGCTCGCCGAGCCCGTGCTTGGCGAGGCCGTTGCGGTGGCGGGCGGCGGCGACGGCACTCTCGTCACCGGCCCGCTTCGCCAGCTTCACCCCGTTCCGTCCGCGACCCAGATGTGCGCGGAGGCGTGCTGCCAGGTCCTCGGGGAGCGCCGGGTCCGTCCGCCGCCAGCGTCGTCCGCTCACGACGAAGAAGTGGTCGTCCTCCACGCCCGCGGTCATGCCCCGAGTCTGCCCGAACCACGTGCGAGCTGCCGTTGACGGGGAGATGCACGCGAGCAGAAGCAGTCCGAGGTGGCCGTCGCGTTGTGTACGCGATCTGTGTACAGATGTACCGATCAGCTGTACACTCACAGGATGCAACTCGCTGCTCCCCTCGCCACTCTCGTCGGCCCGACACAGGCTGACGCGCTCCGCGTCCTCGCCCGGACCGACACGGCGATGACCGGGCGTCAGGTGGCTCGCGTCGCCGGTGCCGCACAGCACACGGGGATCAAGCGCGCCCTCGACAAACTCGAGCACTCCGGGTTGGTGCACGTCGAGCGTGGTCTGCAGCACTCCGCGTACCAGGTCAACCGGGAACACCTGCTGTGGCCAGCGGTCGAGCTCGTGCTCGGTGCTCGCGCCGAGCTCGAGCGCCGCATCCACGACTTCGTCGCGACAGCCGAGGTCGACGTGCTGTCGGTGTCGATCTTCGGATCGCTCGCCCGGGGGACGGCTACCGACGAATCGGACGTCGACCTGCTGGTGGTGTTCGCGGCCGAGACCGACGTCGACGTGGTCGTTCGCCTGGGCGATCTCGTGCAGCGCTGGACGGGCAACGCGTGCCAGGTCTTCGACGTCACGCGTGCCGACCTGGAACGGTTCGCCGCCGAGGGGGACCCGCTCGTGGGCTCATGGCGAGCCGACGCGCACACCGTGTACGGGTCCGACATCCGTACTCTCGTCTGATGCCGCCTCGGACACGAGCGATGGACGCGTCCGCAGTCCGGATGCGGCGCGACGAGGCCGAGGCCTACTACGAGGTGGCCGTACTGTGTGCTGGATCACCGTCGCATGCGGACTGGAAGGCTGCCGGCTCGAACGCGGTCCTCGGCGGAATCGCGGCAGCAGACGCGATCTGCGGGGCTGTCCTCGGTCAGCACCACGTCGGTGATGACCATGCGCAGGCGCGACGCCTGCTCGACGTCGCGTGCTCACCGGACAGACAACCGGGCAACCACCTCAAGCGTCTGACAGACGAGAAGACGAACTTCCAGTACTCGTCCTCCCGGGTGACGCGCGAGCAGACGAATCGCCTCGTCCTGGCGCTCGAGCGGCTGGTCGTCACGATGCGGCAGAAGACCGATACGATCCGCTGACCGAACCGCGGTACGGGCCCAGGAACCACGAACGCCCGCACCGCGAGCGGTACGGGCGTCACGAGGTGGTGCCGACGGTCACTTGTCGTCGGCGGCGTCCTTGGCCTTCTCGGTCTCCATGCGGGCCTCGCCCATGCCCTGGTCCTTGTGACCCTGGGCGGTGAGTTCGGCGTCGTCGGTGTGCTTGCCGACGGTCTCCTCGGCCTTGCCGACGATCTTCTGGGTTGCGTCCTTGGCCTTGTCTGCGAGCGACATGGTGTTCCTTCCTGCGGGGATCCGCCGAGGGTCCCCGGCGCGTGCTGCCGACGCTAACCCCGTCCGTCGTGCCGCTCACGGCTGGGCCGAGGGCGGTGTACCCCGGAATCGCTGACGGGCGGTCCAGGAGGGCCACTCAGCGCGGACGGCGGATGCGGATCGGCCCCTTCGCGGTCGACGGATCGACGACGTTGCCGCTCTGGGTGATCTCGACTTCGCCCCGGGCGACCATGCGTCGGGCAGCGCGTCGAGCGGGTTCCATCAGGTCGCGCCAGTCGTCGCCGCCGATCGCGCGCGCGGCGTCCGAGGGGCAGATGCTCGAGGTCGCGGCTCGGGCGTCGAGCAGCTCGTCGATGGTGCGCTCGAGCGTCCGGTCGGCGTCGTCGAGCTTGTGCCGGCGGCAGGCGTCGGAGCACCACTTCGCGTCCGCGCTCGCCGAGTCCGGCATCCGACGACCGCACGACGCGCAGGTCCGCTCGGCGTGTGCGGCATCGAGTCGGCGTGCGTCGTCCTCGGTGCGGATGGCTCGTCCCATGCGTCCATGATCGTCCTCGCCACCGACGCGCTTCCAGGCTGGTGGTACCCCGATCGGCGCTCCCGACCAGGGCCGGCTGGCAGCATGCAGGGATGGACCACGACGTCGACCGAACTCCCGAGCCCGCCTGGGTCGAGCACGTGATGTGGTGGCACGTCTACCCGCTCGGTTTCGTCGGTGCGGAGATCCGCCCGACGAGCGGCCGTCACGGCACTGTCGAGCACCGTCTCGGACACCTGGAGGCCTGGCTCGACCACGTCGTCGACCTCGGCCTCAACGGCCTGCTGCTCGGCCCGGTGTTCGCGAGCTCGACGCACGGCTACGACACCGTCGACCACTTCCGGATCGACCCCCGCCTGGGCGACGACGACGACTTCGACCGCCTGGTCACCGCCGCCCACGACCGGGGTATCCGGGTCCTGCTCGACGGCGTCTTCAACCACGTCGGCCGCGAGCACCCCGCGTTCCGCGCACTCGCCGAGCAGGGCCCGGACGCCGAGACCGCTCCGCTGTTCGCCGTCGACTGGGACGGCTGGCAGCCCGGACAGCCGGTCCCCGTCGGGTCGTTCGAGGGGCACGACATCCTGGTGGCGCTCGACCACACCTCGACCGCGACCGAGGACCTGGTCGTCCAGGTCATGACGCACTGGCTCGAGCGCGGCATCGACGGGTGGCGACTCGACGCGGCCTACGCGGTCCCGCAGGCGTTCTGGGCGCGGGTCCTGCCCC
Protein-coding sequences here:
- a CDS encoding DUF3253 domain-containing protein, whose amino-acid sequence is MGRAIRTEDDARRLDAAHAERTCASCGRRMPDSASADAKWCSDACRRHKLDDADRTLERTIDELLDARAATSSICPSDAARAIGGDDWRDLMEPARRAARRMVARGEVEITQSGNVVDPSTAKGPIRIRRPR
- a CDS encoding CsbD family protein; its protein translation is MSLADKAKDATQKIVGKAEETVGKHTDDAELTAQGHKDQGMGEARMETEKAKDAADDK
- a CDS encoding nucleotidyltransferase domain-containing protein; this translates as MQLAAPLATLVGPTQADALRVLARTDTAMTGRQVARVAGAAQHTGIKRALDKLEHSGLVHVERGLQHSAYQVNREHLLWPAVELVLGARAELERRIHDFVATAEVDVLSVSIFGSLARGTATDESDVDLLVVFAAETDVDVVVRLGDLVQRWTGNACQVFDVTRADLERFAAEGDPLVGSWRADAHTVYGSDIRTLV
- a CDS encoding biopolymer transporter Tol gives rise to the protein MTAGVEDDHFFVVSGRRWRRTDPALPEDLAARLRAHLGRGRNGVKLAKRAGDESAVAAARHRNGLAKHGLGERGPEWWERPEPERIAQAEQALADLDRLDGTP